GGTGCACCACCCTCGCCCGCAGGCAGGAACAGCGCCTGCAGGTCGTTGAGGAAGCGCATCCCCAGGCCGGTCGGCGCGATCCGCCCCGGATGCCGCGCGATCAACCCGCGTCGCACCCCCTCCCGCAGCCCCGGCTCGAACTTCGTCGGGTCGAGGCCGGTGCGCTCCGCGAACAAGGCCGGCGCAAACCCGTCCCGCAGGCGAAACGCATTGAGCGCGAATTCGAAGACGAGATCGTCGGCAGCCACCGTGCGACGCTGGGAAACGAAGCGCCCCTGCGCCGCATTGCGGAGGTAGGAATCCGGGGCGCGGAATCGCTCTTCGCGCCGCACGCCCCCGCCCGGCAAGCTGATCTTGGCGTGCGCGCCGGCGCCGATTCCGAGGTAATCGCCGAACGTCCAGTAGTTGAGGTTGTGCCGACAGCGGCGCCCCGACCGCGCATAGGCCGAGACTTCGTAATGTTCGAACCCCGCCTGCGCGAGCAGGCCGTCAATTTCCTCCTGGGCCCGCGCCACGACATCCTCCTCCGGCAACCGCGGCGGAAACTTGGCGAACACCGTGTTGGCTTCGATCGTCAACTGATAGACCGACAGATGCGTCGTCCCGAATCCCAGCGCGCGCACGACGTCCTGGTGCGCCGCCGTTTCCGCCTGGTCCGGGAGGCCGATCATCAGATCGAGGTTGACGTTGTCGAACGAGCGCAACGCCGATTCGATCGCCCGCTCGGCCTGCCCGCCATCGTGGACCCGGCCCAGCCGGCGCAGGCTGGCGTCATCGAAGGACTGCACGCCGATCGAGAGGCGGTTCACGCCGGCGTCGCGAAACGCCGCATACCGCCCCTCCTCCAGCGCGCCGGGGTTGGTCTCGAGCGTGATCTCGCACCCCGGTTCGAGCGTGATGCGGGCACGGACCTCCGCCAGCAGCCGCGCGACCCCCCGCCCCGACAACAGCCCCGGCGTGCCGCCGCCGAAAAACACGCTACGGACCGTGCGGCCCCATACCGCCGGCAAGGTCGATTCGAGATCCCCGATCAGGGCATCGAGATAGGCCTCCTCGGGGATCGCCTCGCCAGCGGGCACGGCATGGGAGTTGAAATCGCAATAGGGGCACTTCCGGATGCACCACGGAACGTGGATGTACAACGACAACGGCGGAGGCCCGGCGCCGTCCCCCTCCGCGCCCGTCCCCGCCGCGATCGGTCCCCGACCCGCCGACGCCGTCACCACCCCCAGCGCACCCGCAGCAACTCCGCCATCGCCCGCATCGCCTGGCCACGATGGCTGACGCGATTCTTTTCCGCCGCATCGAGCTGCGCAGCCGTGGAACCGGACTCCGGAAGCCCGAAATAGGGGTCGTAGCCGAAACCGCCGGTGCCGGCGGGCTGGTCGACGATGCGGCCGTTCCAGCGCCCCTCGGCAAACAGGGGCTCGGGGTCTTCGGCCGCACGCACGGCCACCACCACGCACGCGTAGTGGGCCGCGCGGTCGGCAACGCCGTCGAGCATGCGCAGGAGCAGGGCATTGTTGTCGGCGTCGCTCGCGTGCTCGCCGGCGAAGCGCGCGGAGCGCACGCCCGGCGCGCCGCGCAAGGCGTCGCAGCACAAACCGGAATCGTCGGCAAGCGCGGGCAATCCGCTGATCTGCGCTGCGTGGCGCGCCTTGGCCAAGGCATTTTCCAGAAACGTGTCGTGCGGCTCGTCCGCCGCCGCGATACCGAGACTGCCTTGCGTGTGCACCGTGACGCCGAGCGGCACCAGCAGCGCCTGCAGCTCGGCCAACTTGCCCGCGTTGTTCGATGCCAGCACGATGCGGCGCCCCGCGCCGTCCCTCCCGGCCCCCGCATCGGGGCTGCGGGTCGTCATGCGCCCAGCGCCGCCCGCTGCGCGGCGAGCAGTTGCCGGATTCCGCCTTCCGCGCACGCGAGCATCGCATCGAGTTGCGCACGGGGGAACGCCGCCCCCTCGGCCGTACCCTGGACCTCGACGAAGCCGCCGGCGCCGGTCATCACCACGTTCATGTCGGTATCGCAGCGCGAATCCTCGGCATAGTCGAGGTCGAGGAGCACCACCCCGTCGACGATCCCCACCGACACCGCCGCCACCGCGTCGCGCAACGGATCGGCCTGAAAATCGAACCGCGTCCGCATCCAGCGCACCGCATCGACCAACGCGACGTATGCCCCGGTGATCGACGCGGTGCGCGTGCCGCCGTCGGCCTGCAGCACGTCGCAGTCGATCTGGATCGTGCGTTCACCGAGCGCCGCCAGATCGACCACGCAACGCAGGCTGCGTCCGATCAACCGCTGGATTTCGATCGTGCGCCCGTTCTGCTTGCCGCGCACCGCCTCGCGCTCGCTGCGCGTGCCCGTGGCCCGCGGCAGCATGCCGTACTCGGCGGTGAGCCAGCCCTGCCCCTTGCCACGCAGGAAGGACGGCACGCCGTCCGTCACCGAGGCCGTGCACAGCACCTTCGTATCGCCGAACGACACGAGCACCGAGCCTTCGGCATGGCGCGTCGCCCCGCGCTGGATGGCCACCGGCCGCATTTCGTCGGCGCCGCGGTTTCCACCCCGAACCATCACTGTCCCCGCACCCATTTCGAACTCCGTTGAATCGCGTTCTGAATTTCCGAGATCGCCTCGTCGATCTGCTGGTCGGTGAGCACGCCCGGATCCTCTCCGGCCCGCGGCATCTGCACCGTCGACGCGATCGCGCCCTCGGGGATCTCCCGCGTCGACACGCCGAAATCGCGGCCGCCCATCCAGTCGTCTACCGCCGCGCCGGCCCAGGACATCGCCATGGCCGTGCAGTTGTCGGCCTCCGGGCCGCCGGCCGCGAGCGCCGTCTCCACCAGATCCGGCACGGCGCGCATCACCGTCTGCCCGGTGAACGGGCCGACGACGTCGCGATCCGACAGGCTACCCCACAAACCGTCGGTGCACAGCAGCAGGACGTCGCCGAACCGCAGGGTGGCAGGCTTGCCGATCTGCACCACCGGATCGACGTCGGCTCCCAGGCAATTGAAGATCCGGTTTCGCTCCGGATGATCCTTCGCATCCTCCGCCCGGATCAGCCCCGAACTCACGAGATGATGCACACGCGAATGGTCGAGCGTGCGATCGACGATCGCGCCGTCGCGGATCCAGTACAACCGCGAATCGCCGGCATGCGCCCAGGTCGCCACGCCATGCTGCACGACGCACACCACGATCGTCGTACGCGGCGCCTCCGGCATCCCATGCTCGGCGCGATAGCGGTGCAGTTCGCGATGCGCCACCTGGATCGCGTTCTCGAGAAAGCGCGCCGGATTGGCCAGGCGGGGCTTGGCCTCGCGTTCGAACATCGCCGCCACCGTCTGCACCGTCAGTTGGGCGGCAACCTCGCCGCGCGCGTGGCCGCCCATGCCGTCCGCCACCACCATCATCAGGCAGTCGCGGGTGTACAGATATCCCATGCGGTCCTGGTTGACCTTGCGTCCGCCGATCTTGCTTTCCTGATAGATGGAGAACCGCATGATCGGTCAGAACCAGGTGATGTCGTGGTCCTTCGCGAACTGCGAAAGACGCTCCTGGAAATAGCGCACGCGCGCCCCGGCGCGCTCGAACACCGAGAACTCCGGCACCTCGGGCACGTTGTTGACCAATTCCTTCTGCACCGCGTAGACCGTCTGCGGCCGCTCCAGCGAATTCAGGCGCAGGCAGCGCTCGGTCATC
This genomic window from Burkholderiales bacterium GJ-E10 contains:
- a CDS encoding oxygen-independent coproporphyrinogen III oxidase-like protein; the protein is MVTASAGRGPIAAGTGAEGDGAGPPPLSLYIHVPWCIRKCPYCDFNSHAVPAGEAIPEEAYLDALIGDLESTLPAVWGRTVRSVFFGGGTPGLLSGRGVARLLAEVRARITLEPGCEITLETNPGALEEGRYAAFRDAGVNRLSIGVQSFDDASLRRLGRVHDGGQAERAIESALRSFDNVNLDLMIGLPDQAETAAHQDVVRALGFGTTHLSVYQLTIEANTVFAKFPPRLPEEDVVARAQEEIDGLLAQAGFEHYEVSAYARSGRRCRHNLNYWTFGDYLGIGAGAHAKISLPGGGVRREERFRAPDSYLRNAAQGRFVSQRRTVAADDLVFEFALNAFRLRDGFAPALFAERTGLDPTKFEPGLREGVRRGLIARHPGRIAPTGLGMRFLNDLQALFLPAGEGGAPEPAADS
- a CDS encoding non-canonical purine NTP pyrophosphatase, RdgB/HAM1 family, coding for MTTRSPDAGAGRDGAGRRIVLASNNAGKLAELQALLVPLGVTVHTQGSLGIAAADEPHDTFLENALAKARHAAQISGLPALADDSGLCCDALRGAPGVRSARFAGEHASDADNNALLLRMLDGVADRAAHYACVVVAVRAAEDPEPLFAEGRWNGRIVDQPAGTGGFGYDPYFGLPESGSTAAQLDAAEKNRVSHRGQAMRAMAELLRVRWGW
- a CDS encoding ribonuclease PH: MGAGTVMVRGGNRGADEMRPVAIQRGATRHAEGSVLVSFGDTKVLCTASVTDGVPSFLRGKGQGWLTAEYGMLPRATGTRSEREAVRGKQNGRTIEIQRLIGRSLRCVVDLAALGERTIQIDCDVLQADGGTRTASITGAYVALVDAVRWMRTRFDFQADPLRDAVAAVSVGIVDGVVLLDLDYAEDSRCDTDMNVVMTGAGGFVEVQGTAEGAAFPRAQLDAMLACAEGGIRQLLAAQRAALGA
- a CDS encoding serine/threonine protein phosphatase, with translation MRFSIYQESKIGGRKVNQDRMGYLYTRDCLMMVVADGMGGHARGEVAAQLTVQTVAAMFEREAKPRLANPARFLENAIQVAHRELHRYRAEHGMPEAPRTTIVVCVVQHGVATWAHAGDSRLYWIRDGAIVDRTLDHSRVHHLVSSGLIRAEDAKDHPERNRIFNCLGADVDPVVQIGKPATLRFGDVLLLCTDGLWGSLSDRDVVGPFTGQTVMRAVPDLVETALAAGGPEADNCTAMAMSWAGAAVDDWMGGRDFGVSTREIPEGAIASTVQMPRAGEDPGVLTDQQIDEAISEIQNAIQRSSKWVRGQ